One part of the Streptomyces sp. NBC_00286 genome encodes these proteins:
- a CDS encoding FAD-dependent oxidoreductase, which translates to MNSERNDDVIVVGSGVIGLTTAVVLAESGRRIRVWTREPAERTTSAVAGALWWPYRIEPEVLVGEWALQSLSVYEELAARPEETGVRMVEGVHGETVLDGLGAWAARVPGLRAATAGEYAGVGLWARLPLIDMPVHLAWLRERFARAGGTVEERYVTDLAEVPAPVVVNCTGLGARELVPDPGMWPVRGQLVVVENPGVTTWLTSGDAGSKATYYFPQPGGLILGGTTDDGDWSLTPDPAVAEAIVRRCAALRPEIAGARIIDHRVGLRPAREAVRLERELLPTGRVLVHNYGHGGAGVTVAWGCAREAAELASR; encoded by the coding sequence GTGAACAGTGAGCGGAACGATGACGTGATCGTGGTCGGCAGCGGTGTCATAGGACTCACGACGGCCGTCGTCCTCGCGGAGAGCGGCAGGCGCATACGGGTCTGGACGCGGGAGCCCGCCGAGCGGACAACCTCGGCTGTTGCCGGCGCTCTGTGGTGGCCGTACCGGATCGAGCCAGAGGTACTCGTCGGCGAGTGGGCGCTCCAATCCCTGTCCGTGTACGAGGAGTTGGCGGCGCGGCCCGAGGAGACGGGCGTACGCATGGTCGAGGGCGTACATGGCGAGACAGTGCTGGACGGGCTCGGGGCGTGGGCCGCGCGGGTGCCGGGGCTGCGGGCGGCGACGGCCGGAGAGTACGCCGGGGTGGGATTGTGGGCGCGGCTGCCGCTGATCGACATGCCCGTCCATCTGGCCTGGCTCCGCGAGCGGTTCGCCAGGGCCGGGGGAACGGTCGAGGAGCGATACGTCACGGATCTCGCGGAGGTCCCGGCGCCGGTCGTCGTCAACTGCACGGGCTTGGGCGCCCGGGAGCTCGTACCGGATCCGGGGATGTGGCCGGTGCGGGGGCAGTTGGTGGTGGTGGAGAACCCTGGGGTGACTACTTGGCTGACCTCGGGGGACGCCGGCTCCAAGGCGACGTACTACTTTCCGCAGCCGGGCGGTCTGATCCTCGGCGGGACCACGGATGACGGCGACTGGTCTCTGACGCCCGATCCCGCCGTGGCCGAAGCGATCGTACGGCGGTGTGCCGCACTGCGGCCGGAGATCGCCGGAGCCCGGATCATCGACCACCGGGTGGGCCTGAGGCCGGCCCGTGAAGCGGTGCGGCTGGAGCGTGAACTCCTGCCCACCGGCCGGGTGTTGGTGCACAACTACGGCCACGGCGGGGCGGGCGTAACAGTGGCGTGGGGCTGCGCACGGGAGGCGGCGGAGCTCGCCTCCCGCTAA
- a CDS encoding BCCT family transporter produces MTEDLKQRGGLGGSSDIPGGPGHETDRVVFGVTAALTVAFVIWGAVATDSLESASSKMLDGLMHNGGWAFVLAASGFVVFALWLAVSRYGRIHLGTEGEEPEFRTVSWVAMMFSAGMGIGLMFYGVSEPLSHYNTPPPGTSPADSAERMETAMATTLFHWTLHPWAIYAVVGLAIAYSTFRKRRRQTISAVFTPLIGEKHANGHAGRAIDILAIIATVFGSATSLGLGALQIGSGITEVNWMDNVSTGLLIVIIAVLTLAFVASAISGIERGIQWLSNINMVLALLLALFVFIAGPTVIVLDLLPTSVFSFVGDLPQLAGRTDASGGEGTADWLSGWTVFYWAWWISWTPFVGMFIARISRGRTIRQFIGGVILVPSTVSLVWFAIFGGSAMKLQEAGRLGEEATPEGQLFGVLQEYPIATVTSLLVMILVGIFFVSGADAASIVMGTLSQKGALEPGRLVVVFWGVVTGAVAAIMLLIGSGKGDALQGLQYLTILAAAPFVLVMIGMCLALMKDLRKDPVIVRSAMGSEAVELAVIEGHKQYDGDFGIRVGPGPGTDTEGDPLGHEHR; encoded by the coding sequence ATGACAGAAGACCTGAAGCAGAGGGGAGGCCTGGGAGGTTCTTCGGACATCCCAGGCGGCCCCGGCCACGAAACCGACCGTGTGGTGTTCGGCGTCACCGCAGCGCTCACCGTGGCCTTTGTTATCTGGGGCGCAGTCGCCACCGACTCACTGGAAAGCGCCTCGAGCAAGATGCTCGACGGCCTGATGCACAACGGCGGCTGGGCGTTCGTGCTCGCCGCCTCCGGTTTTGTCGTCTTCGCGCTCTGGCTGGCGGTCAGCCGCTACGGCAGGATCCACCTGGGCACCGAGGGTGAGGAGCCCGAGTTCCGTACCGTTTCCTGGGTCGCGATGATGTTCAGCGCCGGTATGGGCATCGGCCTGATGTTCTACGGGGTGAGCGAGCCGCTCTCGCACTACAACACACCCCCGCCGGGCACCAGCCCCGCCGACTCCGCGGAACGTATGGAGACGGCGATGGCCACCACGCTCTTCCACTGGACCCTGCATCCATGGGCGATCTACGCGGTGGTCGGCCTCGCCATCGCCTACAGCACCTTCCGCAAACGCCGGCGCCAGACGATCAGCGCGGTGTTCACCCCGCTCATCGGTGAAAAGCACGCCAACGGCCACGCGGGCCGGGCGATCGACATCCTCGCGATCATCGCCACCGTCTTCGGCTCCGCGACCTCACTGGGCCTCGGCGCGCTCCAGATCGGCTCCGGAATCACGGAGGTGAACTGGATGGACAACGTGAGCACCGGACTGCTTATCGTCATCATCGCCGTGCTGACGCTGGCCTTCGTCGCCTCGGCCATCTCGGGCATCGAGCGCGGCATCCAGTGGCTGTCCAACATCAACATGGTGCTGGCGCTGTTGCTCGCCCTGTTCGTGTTCATCGCAGGCCCGACCGTCATCGTCCTCGATCTGCTGCCCACTTCGGTGTTCTCCTTCGTGGGCGACCTGCCGCAGCTCGCCGGCCGCACCGACGCCAGCGGCGGCGAGGGAACCGCAGACTGGTTGAGCGGCTGGACCGTCTTCTACTGGGCGTGGTGGATCTCCTGGACGCCGTTCGTCGGCATGTTCATCGCCCGCATCAGCCGCGGCCGGACCATCCGGCAGTTCATCGGCGGCGTCATCCTCGTACCCAGCACGGTCAGCCTCGTCTGGTTCGCCATCTTCGGCGGTTCCGCGATGAAGCTGCAGGAGGCCGGCCGGCTCGGCGAAGAGGCGACGCCCGAGGGCCAACTCTTCGGCGTTCTGCAGGAGTACCCCATCGCGACGGTCACCAGCCTGCTCGTGATGATCCTGGTCGGCATCTTCTTCGTCTCCGGAGCCGACGCCGCGTCCATCGTGATGGGCACGCTCTCCCAGAAGGGCGCCCTCGAACCCGGCCGTCTCGTCGTGGTGTTCTGGGGCGTGGTGACCGGGGCCGTCGCCGCGATCATGCTGCTCATCGGCAGCGGCAAGGGGGACGCCCTCCAGGGCCTGCAGTACCTCACGATCCTCGCTGCCGCTCCCTTCGTCCTGGTCATGATCGGGATGTGTCTCGCCCTGATGAAGGATCTGCGCAAGGACCCGGTCATCGTGCGCAGTGCGATGGGTTCCGAGGCCGTCGAACTCGCCGTGATCGAGGGGCACAAGCAGTACGACGGGGACTTTGGGATCCGGGTTGGGCCCGGGCCCGGTACCGACACGGAGGGAGACCCGCTCGGGCACGAGCACCGGTAG